The proteins below are encoded in one region of Sphingobium yanoikuyae:
- the smpB gene encoding SsrA-binding protein SmpB produces the protein MARPRPATFDKKKIVAENRRARFDYFIEDVFEAGIALQGTEVKALRGGEGNIAESYAEVKGNQVFLVNSNIPEYSHGNRENHEPKRVRKLLLHEREIEKMHSAVSRKGMTLVPLMVYFNSQGRAKVELALAKGKQNHDKRDTIKERDWKRDQQRIMKAHS, from the coding sequence ATGGCCCGCCCCCGCCCCGCAACCTTCGACAAGAAGAAGATCGTCGCCGAGAACCGGCGCGCCCGTTTCGATTATTTCATCGAGGACGTGTTCGAAGCCGGCATCGCGCTGCAGGGCACCGAGGTGAAGGCCCTGCGCGGCGGCGAGGGCAATATCGCCGAAAGCTATGCCGAGGTGAAGGGGAACCAGGTCTTCCTGGTGAACAGCAACATCCCCGAATATAGCCATGGCAACCGCGAAAATCACGAGCCCAAGCGGGTGCGCAAGCTGCTGCTGCACGAGCGTGAGATCGAGAAGATGCACAGCGCGGTGTCGCGCAAGGGCATGACGCTGGTGCCGCTGATGGTCTATTTCAACAGCCAGGGCCGGGCCAAGGTCGAACTGGCGCTGGCCAAGGGCAAGCAGAATCACGACAAGCGCGACACGATCAAGGAACGTGACTGGAAGCGCGATCAGCAGCGCATCATGAAGGCACATAGCTGA
- a CDS encoding response regulator — protein MADGKSILIVEDEAMIGMMLEDYLDALGYRLHATAASVDEACALAREGGFDAALLDCNLQGEKSWPVADILAQQSIPFLFATGGMADDLPQGHADRPTLAKPFTIGAVERALEKILAD, from the coding sequence ATGGCTGACGGCAAGTCCATCCTCATCGTCGAGGATGAAGCGATGATCGGCATGATGCTGGAAGATTATCTCGACGCGCTCGGCTATCGCCTCCACGCGACCGCCGCGTCGGTGGACGAGGCGTGCGCCCTGGCGCGCGAGGGCGGGTTCGACGCCGCCCTGCTCGACTGCAATCTCCAGGGTGAAAAAAGCTGGCCGGTCGCCGACATATTGGCGCAGCAGTCGATTCCCTTCCTGTTCGCCACCGGCGGCATGGCGGATGATCTGCCGCAGGGCCATGCCGATCGGCCGACGCTGGCCAAGCCCTTCACCATCGGCGCCGTGGAGCGCGCGCTGGAGAAGATTCTCGCCGACTGA
- a CDS encoding DUF2062 domain-containing protein — MDNRFSRWWHANAPTRESLEKSRVLAPVAHRVLEPSLWRFTRRSVPRGVALGLFVGIFLLIPGVQIAGAAIFALPFRANIPVAAAMTFLSNPATTPLILMASVWLGNWMLGRSADASGFMALVDGHASIGQWCAWLFSEAAPAMLLGLFLISLASAVVGYVGADWFWRRRMGRKWQARKLRIGKRTESSALEEIARV; from the coding sequence ATGGACAATCGCTTCTCCCGCTGGTGGCACGCCAACGCGCCGACCCGTGAATCGCTGGAGAAGAGCCGCGTCCTTGCCCCCGTCGCCCATCGCGTGCTGGAACCTTCGCTGTGGCGCTTCACCCGTCGGTCGGTACCGCGCGGCGTCGCGCTCGGCCTGTTCGTCGGCATCTTCCTGCTGATCCCCGGCGTCCAGATCGCCGGCGCTGCTATCTTCGCCCTGCCCTTCCGCGCCAATATCCCGGTGGCGGCGGCGATGACCTTCCTGTCCAACCCGGCCACCACGCCGCTGATCCTGATGGCGTCGGTATGGCTCGGCAACTGGATGCTCGGCCGCAGCGCTGACGCCTCCGGCTTCATGGCACTGGTCGATGGCCATGCCTCGATCGGCCAATGGTGCGCCTGGCTCTTTTCCGAAGCCGCCCCGGCCATGCTGCTCGGCCTCTTCCTCATCTCGCTCGCCAGCGCGGTGGTCGGCTATGTCGGCGCCGACTGGTTCTGGCGCCGCCGCATGGGGCGCAAGTGGCAGGCGCGCAAATTGAGGATTGGCAAGCGCACCGAAAGCAGCGCATTGGAAGAGATCGCCCGGGTCTGA
- the dapA gene encoding 4-hydroxy-tetrahydrodipicolinate synthase, whose protein sequence is MFSGSIPALVTTFRDGAVDEAAFRALVDWQIEEGSSALVPCGTTGESATMTVEEHNRVIAICVDQAAGRVPVIAGCGSNDTRIALEHMYAAQAAGADAALVVAPYYNKPNQEGVYQHFAYLAQRCDLPIVLYNVPTRTITDIGVPVMHRLSQEYQSIVGVKDATGNLGRVTAQRLACGPDFCQLSGNDETALGFNAMGGRGCISVTANVAPRLIADFQAACAAQDWDGALALQDRLYPLHDALFSDSSPGPVKYALTRVRPDMPGELRLPITWPSESSRAAVDRALEIAGLV, encoded by the coding sequence ATGTTTTCCGGGTCGATTCCAGCCCTGGTGACCACTTTCCGCGACGGAGCGGTGGATGAGGCCGCCTTCCGCGCCCTGGTCGACTGGCAGATCGAGGAAGGGTCGAGCGCGCTGGTCCCCTGCGGCACCACCGGCGAAAGCGCGACCATGACGGTCGAGGAGCATAATCGCGTCATCGCCATCTGCGTCGACCAGGCGGCCGGCCGCGTGCCGGTAATCGCCGGCTGCGGATCGAACGACACCCGCATCGCGCTGGAACATATGTATGCGGCGCAGGCCGCCGGTGCCGACGCGGCGCTGGTCGTCGCGCCCTATTACAACAAGCCGAATCAGGAAGGCGTCTACCAGCATTTCGCCTATCTGGCGCAGCGCTGCGATCTGCCGATCGTCCTCTACAACGTCCCCACCCGCACCATCACCGACATCGGCGTGCCGGTGATGCACCGGCTGAGCCAGGAATATCAGTCGATCGTCGGGGTGAAGGACGCCACCGGGAATCTGGGGCGGGTCACCGCGCAGCGCCTCGCCTGCGGCCCGGACTTCTGCCAGCTTTCGGGGAATGACGAAACCGCACTCGGCTTCAACGCGATGGGCGGCCGGGGCTGTATTTCGGTCACCGCCAATGTCGCCCCGCGCCTGATCGCCGATTTCCAGGCGGCCTGCGCCGCGCAGGATTGGGATGGTGCCCTGGCGCTGCAGGATCGTCTCTATCCCCTGCATGATGCCCTGTTCAGCGATTCTTCACCCGGCCCTGTCAAATATGCGCTTACCCGCGTGCGGCCCGACATGCCCGGCGAGCTTCGGCTGCCGATTACCTGGCCGTCGGAATCGAGCCGCGCCGCGGTCGATCGCGCGCTGGAGATCGCCGGTCTGGTTTGA
- the recA gene encoding recombinase RecA — protein MTAMLSLIDSKKTGTMDRQKALEAALAQIDRAFGKGSAMKLGSREKIEIESISTGSLGLDIALGIGGLPKGRIIEIYGPESSGKTTLTLHAIAEAQKAGGTAAFVDAEHALDPIYAKKLGVDIDELIVSQPDTGEQALEIVDTLVRSNAIDILVVDSVAALVPRAEIEGEMGDSHVGLQARLMSQALRKLTGSIARSKCMVIFINQVRMKIGVMYGNPETTTGGNALKFYASVRLDIRRTGQIKDRDDIVGNATRVKVVKNKVAPPFKQVEFDIMYGEGISKIGEMLDIGVKAGLVEKSGSWFSYDSVRIGQGRENAKTFLKENPEMADRLEKAIRGKTEEVAEGMMAGPEAGDDD, from the coding sequence ATGACCGCTATGCTCTCACTCATCGATTCCAAGAAGACAGGCACAATGGACAGACAGAAAGCATTGGAGGCGGCGCTCGCCCAGATTGATCGCGCCTTCGGCAAGGGCAGCGCGATGAAGCTCGGCAGCCGTGAGAAGATCGAGATTGAATCGATCTCGACCGGCTCGCTCGGCCTCGACATCGCGCTCGGCATCGGCGGCCTGCCCAAGGGCCGCATCATCGAGATTTACGGTCCCGAAAGCTCGGGCAAGACCACGCTGACGCTGCATGCGATCGCCGAAGCCCAGAAGGCCGGCGGCACCGCCGCCTTCGTCGACGCGGAACATGCGCTCGACCCCATCTATGCCAAGAAGCTGGGCGTCGACATTGACGAACTGATCGTGTCGCAGCCCGACACCGGCGAACAGGCGCTGGAAATCGTCGACACGCTGGTCCGCTCCAACGCCATCGACATCCTCGTCGTCGACTCGGTCGCCGCGCTGGTGCCGCGTGCCGAGATCGAGGGCGAGATGGGCGACAGCCATGTCGGCCTGCAGGCGCGCCTCATGAGCCAGGCGCTGCGCAAGCTGACCGGGTCGATCGCCCGCTCCAAGTGCATGGTGATCTTCATCAACCAGGTGCGCATGAAGATCGGCGTGATGTACGGCAATCCGGAAACCACCACCGGCGGCAACGCGCTCAAATTCTACGCCTCGGTCCGTCTCGACATCCGTCGCACCGGCCAGATCAAGGATCGCGACGATATCGTCGGCAACGCGACCCGCGTGAAGGTGGTGAAGAACAAGGTCGCCCCGCCCTTCAAGCAGGTCGAATTCGACATCATGTATGGCGAGGGCATTTCCAAGATCGGCGAAATGCTCGACATCGGCGTCAAGGCCGGGCTGGTCGAGAAGTCGGGCTCCTGGTTCTCCTATGACTCGGTCCGCATTGGTCAGGGTCGCGAAAACGCCAAGACCTTCCTCAAGGAAAATCCCGAAATGGCAGACCGCCTGGAAAAGGCGATCCGCGGCAAGACCGAGGAAGTCGCCGAAGGGATGATGGCCGGACCCGAAGCGGGGGATGACGACTAA
- a CDS encoding ATP-binding protein — MVARVNRDDEAWMGQAPSRSFVPLLALAAAASAAIVLYAIGDWALAAGFAATVITIAALLAWYRRLYPPPLSASDAVPDWTVARAAADASSMAIAVTDRAGRLVCASDLFGEWFPGYPSPPAVNADASLIESLTAAARAAWRDGEAKVEAIAHATLRLDVDITRTGRSEDYLLWRFTPMRQPSALDDVHRVLTGEAGRQLGEAGIMAVMIGGEGRIRAANGAFLLRAAGRIDANITGRDFAAHMRVDDKGRLFLAREESGGLPLRLLQVPLRRATQPGGIQNGAQDGPMLLLLIDEPAGGGGTSALSYIETLLSLLPFGLAMADRDGRVLFVNKAFARAAGIKDAETPSYPGDLVVREDQAAVADAVRRFAVGPQMSGDIAVRMREQPEEPIALSLAGVRGLGEAAVLLSLKDNSEESKLKRQVAQATKMQAIGQLAGGVAHDFNNILTAIIGHCDLMLMRHTPGDSDYDDITQIKSNSNRAAGLTRQLLAFSRQQTLRPQILQLPDIVADVSNLLKRLLGENVKLDVSHGRNLGAVRADPGQLEQVIINLAVNARDAMPEGGTLNIQTYGVPANRVREMRQQILPISDYTALRVSDTGLGIPPDILSKIFEPFFTTKELGKGTGLGLSTVYGIVKQSGGYIFAESELGRGASFVIYLPVYAGGDIEQAKPKTPIKRSETWGTGTVLLVEDEDMVRAVAERALTRQGYKVLTASDGEQGLEVLGGGEKIDLLISDVVMPNMDGPAMVAQARRSFPDLPVLFMSGYAEEQLRKSIDIANVAFLPKPFSVNQLAEAARDALAMRPAVE, encoded by the coding sequence ATGGTCGCGCGGGTAAACAGGGATGATGAGGCGTGGATGGGGCAGGCCCCGTCGCGCAGCTTCGTGCCTCTGCTCGCGCTCGCCGCAGCAGCCTCCGCCGCGATCGTCCTCTATGCCATCGGCGACTGGGCGCTGGCCGCCGGCTTTGCCGCCACGGTCATCACCATCGCCGCGCTGCTCGCCTGGTATCGCCGCCTCTATCCCCCGCCGCTGTCCGCCAGTGATGCCGTGCCCGACTGGACCGTGGCGCGCGCCGCCGCCGACGCCTCCAGCATGGCGATCGCCGTCACCGACCGCGCCGGCCGGCTGGTCTGCGCCAGCGACCTGTTCGGCGAATGGTTCCCCGGCTATCCCTCGCCTCCGGCCGTCAATGCCGATGCCTCGCTGATCGAGAGCCTGACCGCCGCCGCCCGCGCCGCCTGGCGCGATGGTGAGGCCAAGGTGGAGGCGATCGCCCATGCGACCCTGCGCCTCGACGTCGACATCACCCGCACCGGTCGCTCGGAAGATTATCTGCTCTGGCGCTTCACTCCGATGCGCCAGCCCAGCGCGCTCGACGATGTCCATCGCGTCCTGACGGGCGAGGCCGGGCGACAGTTGGGCGAAGCCGGCATCATGGCGGTGATGATCGGCGGCGAGGGGCGCATCCGCGCCGCCAACGGCGCCTTCCTGCTGCGCGCCGCCGGACGGATCGATGCCAACATCACCGGCCGCGATTTCGCCGCCCATATGCGGGTCGATGACAAGGGCCGGCTGTTCCTGGCGCGCGAGGAAAGCGGCGGCCTGCCGCTGCGCCTGCTGCAGGTGCCGCTGCGCCGCGCCACCCAGCCGGGCGGCATCCAGAATGGGGCGCAGGACGGCCCGATGCTGCTGCTGCTGATCGACGAGCCGGCCGGCGGCGGCGGCACATCGGCCCTTTCCTATATCGAAACCCTGCTCTCGCTGCTGCCCTTCGGCCTCGCCATGGCCGATCGCGACGGCCGGGTGCTGTTCGTCAACAAGGCGTTCGCCCGCGCCGCCGGCATCAAGGATGCCGAAACGCCCAGCTATCCCGGCGACCTTGTCGTGCGCGAGGATCAGGCGGCGGTGGCCGACGCGGTGCGCCGCTTTGCCGTCGGCCCGCAAATGTCGGGCGACATCGCCGTGCGCATGCGCGAACAGCCCGAAGAACCGATCGCGCTCAGCCTTGCCGGCGTGCGCGGCCTGGGCGAGGCCGCTGTGCTGCTCAGCCTCAAGGACAATAGCGAGGAATCGAAGCTCAAGCGCCAGGTCGCACAGGCGACCAAGATGCAGGCGATCGGCCAGCTGGCGGGCGGCGTCGCCCATGACTTCAACAATATCCTGACCGCCATCATCGGCCATTGCGACCTGATGCTGATGCGCCATACGCCGGGCGACAGCGACTATGACGACATCACCCAGATCAAGTCGAACAGCAATCGCGCCGCCGGCCTCACCCGCCAGCTGCTCGCCTTCTCGCGCCAACAGACGCTGCGCCCGCAGATATTGCAACTGCCCGACATCGTCGCCGACGTCTCCAACCTGCTGAAGCGCCTACTCGGCGAGAATGTGAAGCTCGACGTCAGCCATGGCCGCAACCTCGGCGCGGTGCGCGCCGACCCCGGCCAGCTCGAACAGGTCATCATCAACCTGGCGGTCAATGCCCGCGACGCCATGCCCGAAGGCGGCACGCTCAATATCCAGACCTATGGCGTGCCGGCGAACCGCGTGCGCGAGATGCGGCAACAAATTCTGCCGATCAGCGACTATACCGCGCTGCGCGTGTCCGACACGGGCCTCGGCATCCCGCCCGACATCTTGTCCAAGATCTTCGAACCCTTCTTCACCACCAAGGAACTGGGCAAGGGCACCGGTCTTGGCCTCTCCACCGTCTACGGCATCGTAAAGCAGTCGGGCGGCTATATCTTCGCCGAATCCGAACTGGGCCGGGGCGCCAGCTTCGTCATCTATCTGCCGGTCTATGCCGGCGGCGACATCGAGCAGGCCAAGCCCAAGACGCCGATCAAGCGCAGCGAAACCTGGGGCACCGGCACGGTGCTGCTGGTCGAGGATGAGGATATGGTCCGTGCCGTGGCCGAACGCGCCCTCACCCGGCAGGGCTACAAGGTGCTGACTGCCAGCGACGGCGAACAGGGGCTGGAAGTGCTGGGCGGCGGCGAGAAGATCGACCTGCTGATCTCCGACGTGGTGATGCCCAATATGGATGGGCCGGCGATGGTGGCGCAGGCGCGACGCAGTTTCCCCGACCTCCCCGTGCTGTTCATGTCCGGCTATGCCGAGGAGCAACTGCGCAAGTCGATCGACATCGCCAATGTCGCCTTCCTGCCCAAGCCCTTTTCCGTCAACCAGTTGGCCGAAGCGGCGCGCGACGCGCTGGCGATGCGACCGGCGGTGGAATGA